The following are from one region of the Salvia hispanica cultivar TCC Black 2014 chromosome 1, UniMelb_Shisp_WGS_1.0, whole genome shotgun sequence genome:
- the LOC125218224 gene encoding uncharacterized protein LOC125218224 → MGCFLRCFGGDKPQKRRKHRASPHRHRNRTQNDQLENKITAQRSVAETNPANLLLEVLELGNKPEVVERGSPIPSPKKSPSASPRKRVTFNSNVKTYEHVRVHDSIESLPGGVAEGEKQEDLKSPSHSQALSKEDDSVTSSVASYPPNHRYHNARESDDEAEEYGDSDLEDLDDEDDNGDDYYSDEDTNTRVPGHQVWSEPVVTASMESRTGSSSPPATVQVESVMVNTQLPDDEEAKELGSRTNARDRSDYINSVLNPVENITQWKAAKSKGTVVVKPQKENFEAPRMSFSSEPIFGQAPSSFKAKSHQSKNANQDTLVDASLSNWIGTPEVATSKKTSFSGFETITKSPQTTTSEGCCTSPMSFEDRPILGALTVEELRQISASPSPRKSPNRSPDEMPIIGSVGTHWNSSGSAQHSGAAPSFKGIPNTTSKYREDKKVNWHSTPFETRLDRALNRGAA, encoded by the exons ATGGGTTGTTTTCTTCGATGCTTCGGTGGTGACAAGCCTCAGAAACGCCGCAAACATCGGGCCAGCCCTCACCGCCAT AGAAACAGAACACAAAATGATCAGCTGGAGAACAAAATCACTGCACAACGGTCTGTGGCAGAAACTAACCCTGCTAACTTGCTCTTGGAGGTTTTGGAGTTGGG GAATAAACCTGAGGTGGTGGAGCGAGGGAGCCCGATCCCAAGCCCCAAGAAGAGTCCGAGCGCGAGTCCAAGGAAAAGAGTTACATTTAACTCAAATGTCAAGACATACGAGCATGTTCGAGTCCATGACAGCATCGAGTCCTTGCCAGGGGGTGTGGCTGAGGGAGAGAAGCAGGAAGACTTGAAATCACCAAGTCATTCACAGGCACTATCTAAAGAGGATGATTCTGTCACATCAAGTGTTGCATCTTATCCTCCAAATCATAGGTATCATAATGCCAGAGAAAGTGATGATGAAGCTGAAGAGTATGGTGATAGCGATTTGGAGGATTTGGATGATGAAGATGACAATGGAGATGATTACTACTCCGATGAAGATACGAATACTAGAGTTCCTGGCCATCAAGTGTGGTCTGAACCTGTTGTAACTGCATCAATGGAGTCGAGGACAGGAAGCTCTTCACCTCCAGCCACGGTGCAAGTAGAGAGTGTGATGGTGAATACTCAGCTGCCTGACGACGAGGAAGCCAAAGAATTAGGATCAAGAACCAATGCCAGAGATAGAAGCGATTATATCAATTCAGTGCTCAACCCTGTTGAGAATATTACTCAATGGAAGGCTGCAAAGTCAAAAGGGACAGTTGTAGTGAAGCCACAGAAGGAGAACTTTGAGGCTCCTCGCATGTCGTTTAGCTCAGAGCCCATATTCGGGCAGGCGCCCTCTAGTTTCAAGGCAAAGTCTCATCAATCAAAAAATGCAAATCAAGACACATTGGTTGATGCAAGTCTTTCAAATTGGATAGGTACTCCTGAAGTTGCAACCTCCAAGAAGACCAGTTTTAGTGGCTTCGAGACAATCACTAAATCCCCACAGACGACCACATCAGAAGGCTGCTGCACTTCTCCGATGAGCTTTGAAGATAGGCCAATATTAGGCGCATTGACAGTTGAAGAGCTGAGGCAAATCTCAGCATCACCGTCCCCAAGGAAGTCTCCTAATCGAAGCCCTGATGAGATGCCCATTATAGGGAGTGTTGGTACCCACTGGAATAGCTCGGGTTCAGCACAGCATTCTGGTGCAGCACCATCTTTTAAAGGCATACCAAACACAACCAGCAAGTACAGAGAG GATAAGAAAGTTAATTGGCACTCCACTCCTTTCGAAACGAGATTGGATAGAGCTCTCAACAGAGGTGCTGCATGA
- the LOC125218210 gene encoding protein PHOSPHATE STARVATION RESPONSE 1-like isoform X2, with product MQRPPAVVSSLSSNSGAVGHIFSSSSGFSTDLHFSSVQQQQEKHPTQSPFISQSTSSGKSDKLPHSVDSQLLQSTASSHFNRESNESWCTDTLPDFLDFPMSTTIQSSQLYGSNSSGITIPHEDLGKPNDWQDWADQLITDNDALTADWSGLLADASVAEPEPKGNNACAGPQQPHIPQQVPSTPGEICNGGAQSSSNAAPGKQRMRWTPELHETFVEAVNKLGGSERATPKGVLKLMKVEGLTIYHVKSHLQKYRTARYKPETTEESSERKPASIEDFSSLDLKTGIEITEALRLQMEVQKRLHEQLEIQRNLQLRIEEQGKYLQMMFEKQCKSGTDLLKGASSSSENALKELKDSSAVEAENKVSEGEPAKRSGETSQMAGKKQKAPEGVPSSPPTKRKKVDEEVIVATQPSPW from the exons ATGCAGCGTCCTCCAGCTGTTGTTTCATCATTGTCTTCCAACAGTGGGGCTGTTGGacatatattttcttcttcatcaggGTTTTCTACTGATCTCCATTTCTCATCGGTCCAACAGCAACAAGAAAAGCATCCTACACAATCCCCTTTCATTTCTCAATCAACAAGTAGTGGAAAATCAGATAAATTACCACATTCTGTTGATTCTCAACTTCTTCAATCCACTGCATCTAGTCATTTTAACAGAGAAAGCAATGAGTCTTGGTGCACGGATACATTGCctgattttcttgatttccCAATGAGTACGACAATCCAGAGTAGTCAGTTGTATGGAAGTAACAGTAGTGGCATCACCATTCCTCATGAAGATCTAGGTAAACCCAATGATTGGCAAGACTGGGCTGATCAGCTTATTACTGATAATGATGCTTTAACTGCTGATTGGAGTGGGCTTCTTGCTGATGCAAGTGTTGCAGAGCCAGAACCAAAG GGAAACAACGCATGCGCTGGACCCCAGCAGCCTCATATACCACAACAAGTTCCCAGTACACCTGGAGAAATTTGCAATGGTGGCGCTCAATCATCCTCTAATGCTGCTCCAGGGAAACAACGCATGCGCTGGACCCCAGAACTTCATGAGACCTTTGTTGAAGCAGTCAACAAGCTTGGTGGCAGTGAAA GAGCTACCCCCAAGGGTGTTCTCAAACTAATGAAAGTTGAAGGCTTGACCATCTATCATGTCAAAAGCCATCTACAG AAGTACCGAACAGCTAGATACAAACCAGAGACAACAGAAG aGTCTTCGGAGAGGAAACCTGCCTCCATTGAAGATTTTTCATCCCTGGACTTAAAAAC GGGTATTGAGATCACTGAAGCACTGCGACTACAGATGGAAGTCCAAAAGCGACTCCATGAACAACTTGAG ATTCAAAGAAATTTACAGCTTCGGATAGAAGAACAGGGAAAATATCTTCAGATGATGTTTGAGAAGCAGTGCAAGTCAGGCACAGACTTGCTCAAGGGGGCTTCATCAAGCAGCGAGAATGCTTTGAAAGAGTTGAAAGATAGTTCAGCAGTAGAAGCTGAAAACAAGGTTTCAGAAGGTGAGCCAGCTAAAAGATCAGGAGAAACTTCTCAGATGGCAGGCAAGAAGCAAAAAGCACCTGAAGGTGTGCCCAGCTCACCACCTACAAAACGTAAAAAAGTTGACGAGGAAGTGATAGTAGCAACGCAGCCCAGTCCTTGGTAG
- the LOC125201340 gene encoding uncharacterized protein LOC125201340 isoform X1: MGWSYPEIAIEDLMKLIKNYIDMLILASGYQSTGRLANWDSNNINRSFQWALFLENVMKALLSSADYEESVEELDALLHELTLDPNFPQGLAHLSCAILVRAKDLMLDHLIHTFPLRESHLKAITTASVEMDISNLKSRESNGLDVYLEKLMLLPSNGPNLDERINFEDHDSWGDGDFSVAAIQKLGIRQSAVSCSTVAEAGLENIWKTLRTKMHDELASTSNSEPLKQSTIGEELPLESDYWNCWRARSLSYMLDKRTIRMISGASVIFSAPEGQWTQVLERLNLPAQNDDISEMIELLLLGCVVNKWSALLEHLMSVSYEFPAISKLYHEVISLPPGKSQNFFLNEGLMNSKEKSVVDYLEVLISSKVNQLWQLPPVLAAIAIPSWSKLFRSYLHELEGQLIGNSLATRRCSCLAGTLEHRECEVGERIWCLYTFHVCSGTGRSNIA; encoded by the exons ATGGGATGGTCGTACCCTGAAATAGCAATTGAAGATTTAATGAAGTTGATCAAAAACTACATTGATATGTTGATTCTGGCGTCTGGGTATCAATCCACCGGCCGTCTCGCGAATTGGGACTCCAACAACATCAACAGATCATTCCAATGGGCGCTCTTTCTGGAGAAT GTGATGAAGGCTCTACTCAGTTCAGCTGATTATGAAGAATCTGTTGAAGAGCTTGATGCTCTTTTACATGAGTTAACGTTGGATCCTAATTTTCCTCAG GGTCTCGCTCATTTGTCATGTGCAATACTGGTTAGAGCCAAGGATCTTATGTTAGACCATCTAATTCATACCTTTCCCCTGAGGGAGTCTCATTTAAAAGCTATAACTACAGCATCTGTTGAGATGGACATTAGCAATCTCAAGAGCAGAGAAAGCAATGGCCTTGATGTTTATCTTGAAAAATTAATGCTGCTTCCCTCAAATGGACCCAActtagatgagagaataaattttgaagatcatGACAGTTGGGGGGATGGTGATTTTAGTGTGGCCGCTATCCAGAAACTTGGGATAAGGCAATCTGCAGTATCATGCTCAACTGTAGCCGAGGCTGGGTTAGAAAATATCTGGAAAACTCTAAGAACAAAAATGCATGATGAGCTTGCGAGTACGTCAAACTCAGAGCCGCTGAAGCAATCCACAAT AGGCGAAGAGCTGCCACTTGAATCAGATTACTGGAATTGCTGGAGGGCAAGAAGCCTGTCATATATGCTTGATAAGCGGACCATAAGGATGATTTCTGGTGCCAGTGTGATTTTTTCTGCACCAGAAGGCCAATGGACTCAAGTGTTAGAACGATTAAATCTCCCAGCTCAGAATGATGATATCAGTGAAATGATA GAGCTCTTGTTGCTAGGATGTGTAGTGAATAAATGGAGCGCTCTACTTGAGCATCTTATGTCTGTTTCATATGAGTTCCCTGCCATATCAAAGCTCTATCACGAAGTGATCAGCTTACCACCAGGAAAGTCTCAGAACTTTTTTCTGAATGAGGGCCTGATGAATTCTAAG GAAAAAAGTGTTGTGGACTACTTAGAAGTTTTAATAAGCAGTAAAGTCAATCAATTGTGGCAACTACCCCCAGTCCTTGCAGCAATTGCAATTCCTTCATG GTCAAAGTTGTTCAGATCTTATCTCCATGAGCTAGAGGGTCAGCTGATAGGAAATTCTTTGGCAACCAG GCGCTGCAGTTGTCTAGCTGGCACACTGGAGCATAGAGAAT GTGAGGTGGGTGAGAGAATTTGGTGCCTTTATACATTTCATGTCTGTTCTGGAACAGGAAGATCCAATATTGCATGA
- the LOC125201340 gene encoding uncharacterized protein LOC125201340 isoform X2, with product MGWSYPEIAIEDLMKLIKNYIDMLILASGYQSTGRLANWDSNNINRSFQWALFLENVMKALLSSADYEESVEELDALLHELTLDPNFPQGLAHLSCAILVRAKDLMLDHLIHTFPLRESHLKAITTASVEMDISNLKSRESNGLDVYLEKLMLLPSNGPNLDERINFEDHDSWGDGDFSVAAIQKLGIRQSAVSCSTVAEAGLENIWKTLRTKMHDELASTSNSEPLKQSTIGEELPLESDYWNCWRARSLSYMLDKRTIRMISGASVIFSAPEGQWTQVLERLNLPAQNDDISEMIELLLLGCVVNKWSALLEHLMSVSYEFPAISKLYHEVISLPPGKSQNFFLNEGLMNSKEKSVVDYLEVLISSKVNQLWQLPPVLAAIAIPSWSKLFRSYLHELEGQLIGNSLATSCLAGTLEHRECEVGERIWCLYTFHVCSGTGRSNIA from the exons ATGGGATGGTCGTACCCTGAAATAGCAATTGAAGATTTAATGAAGTTGATCAAAAACTACATTGATATGTTGATTCTGGCGTCTGGGTATCAATCCACCGGCCGTCTCGCGAATTGGGACTCCAACAACATCAACAGATCATTCCAATGGGCGCTCTTTCTGGAGAAT GTGATGAAGGCTCTACTCAGTTCAGCTGATTATGAAGAATCTGTTGAAGAGCTTGATGCTCTTTTACATGAGTTAACGTTGGATCCTAATTTTCCTCAG GGTCTCGCTCATTTGTCATGTGCAATACTGGTTAGAGCCAAGGATCTTATGTTAGACCATCTAATTCATACCTTTCCCCTGAGGGAGTCTCATTTAAAAGCTATAACTACAGCATCTGTTGAGATGGACATTAGCAATCTCAAGAGCAGAGAAAGCAATGGCCTTGATGTTTATCTTGAAAAATTAATGCTGCTTCCCTCAAATGGACCCAActtagatgagagaataaattttgaagatcatGACAGTTGGGGGGATGGTGATTTTAGTGTGGCCGCTATCCAGAAACTTGGGATAAGGCAATCTGCAGTATCATGCTCAACTGTAGCCGAGGCTGGGTTAGAAAATATCTGGAAAACTCTAAGAACAAAAATGCATGATGAGCTTGCGAGTACGTCAAACTCAGAGCCGCTGAAGCAATCCACAAT AGGCGAAGAGCTGCCACTTGAATCAGATTACTGGAATTGCTGGAGGGCAAGAAGCCTGTCATATATGCTTGATAAGCGGACCATAAGGATGATTTCTGGTGCCAGTGTGATTTTTTCTGCACCAGAAGGCCAATGGACTCAAGTGTTAGAACGATTAAATCTCCCAGCTCAGAATGATGATATCAGTGAAATGATA GAGCTCTTGTTGCTAGGATGTGTAGTGAATAAATGGAGCGCTCTACTTGAGCATCTTATGTCTGTTTCATATGAGTTCCCTGCCATATCAAAGCTCTATCACGAAGTGATCAGCTTACCACCAGGAAAGTCTCAGAACTTTTTTCTGAATGAGGGCCTGATGAATTCTAAG GAAAAAAGTGTTGTGGACTACTTAGAAGTTTTAATAAGCAGTAAAGTCAATCAATTGTGGCAACTACCCCCAGTCCTTGCAGCAATTGCAATTCCTTCATG GTCAAAGTTGTTCAGATCTTATCTCCATGAGCTAGAGGGTCAGCTGATAGGAAATTCTTTGGCAACCAG TTGTCTAGCTGGCACACTGGAGCATAGAGAAT GTGAGGTGGGTGAGAGAATTTGGTGCCTTTATACATTTCATGTCTGTTCTGGAACAGGAAGATCCAATATTGCATGA
- the LOC125213634 gene encoding BRCA1-associated RING domain protein 1 has product MSEIQNVARSLNPCIFHLHKLRFELNCALCLNMLNKPILLPCNHVFCNSCVEFSSHCPACQQRFTNQEIRPAFHMESIVAIYKNLDATFNSSILPLISTDSNIPVSRSIVTDQVTNNLGVMASKTNDNCPDPAPSSIKSAKCSVSEELDVNHALEVWPGSSPSSVDTKHVDQHSSPGCRNEDVCKIRVKSSAGDQLGIVSGQVDTQGTYHAREPKRQKKLNYGPSGAALQSHTFSQKIVSHSDAAAASKLEDCKSTDDASIISSTAPRDASNVDGYICALCHSSKITEGTGHMLHYAGGKEVAREEAAYSKTIPVHIKCIEWAPQVYFVNDTIVNLESELARASKLKCSGCGLKGAALGCFAKSCRRSYHVPCALEVLGCRWDCGEFLMLCPAHKSIKFPSEKSNSRKRPIEEKCSVPIEITPEQLNMFSTSLSKPEQLVLCGSALSSEDKCLVANLAKTTGATMYKFWNPNVTHVIAATDSNGACSRTLKVLMAILNGKWVLSMDWVKACAEANHPVDEEPYEVNLDNHGFRDGPRTGRLRASENGPKLFHGLSFYFNGEFVPSYKNDLLGLIRAGGGNTIESMEDAVAERQSLEDFSTTLVVYNHDNPQGCSATEASFVLSKRAAEAGDVAKNIDARLIPHTWILESIAACQILPFSS; this is encoded by the exons ATGTCTGAGATTCAGAACGTCGCCAGGTCGCTTAATCCCTGCATCTTTCATCTCCACAAGCTTCGATTCGAGCTCAATTGCGCTTTATG TTTGAACATGCTTAACAAGCCGATCTTGCTTCCATGCAATCACGTTTTCTGCAA TTCATGTGTTGAATTTAGCAGCCATTGCCCCGCATGTCAGCAGCGTTTTACCAATCAAG AAATCAGACCAGCCTTTCACATGGAGAGCATTGTGGCTATTTACAAAAATCTGGATGCTACTTTCAACTCTTCGATCTTGCCGCTTATATCTACTG ATTCTAATATCCCAGTTTCGAGATCTATTGTAACTGACCAAGTGACAAATAACCTTGGCGTGATGGCGTCTAAAACGAATGATAACTGCCCTGACCCCGCTCCAAGTAGTATTAAGTCAGCTAAGTGTTCTGTATCAGAAGAATTAGATGTGAATCATGCTCTAGAAGTTTGGCCTGGCAGCTCCCCTTCCTCTGTTGATACCAAACATGTAGATCAACATAGCAGTCCAGGTTGTAGAAATGAG GATGTATGTAAAATTAGAGTTAAGAGCTCTGCTGGAGATCAATTAGGCATAGTTTCTGGTCAGGTGGATACACAAGGCACTTATCATGCAAGGGAACCTAAGAGACAAAAGAAGCTAAATTATGGACCGTCTGGTGCAGCTTTGCAAAGCCACACGTTCAGCCAGAAAATAGTTTCTCATTCTgatgctgctgctgcttctAAGCTTGAGGACTGCAAATCTACAGATGATGCTTCCATCATTTCTTCAACTGCACCACGGGATGCATCAAATGTGGATGGATATATTTGTGCACTTTGCCATTCTTCTAAGATAACAGAA GGAACTGGCCATATGCTGCACTATGCTGGTGGAAAGGAGGTAGCGAGAGAAGAAGCAGCTTACTCCAAGACAATTCCTGTCCATATTAAATGCATAGAATG gGCCCCTCAGGTCTATTTTGTGAATGACACTATTGTGAATTTGGAGTCTGAATTAGCGCGAGCTTCTAAGCTCAAGTGCAGTGGTTGTGGACTGAAGGGTGCAGCTTTGGGCTGCTTTGCAAAGTCCTGCCGCAGAAGCTATCATGTTCCTTGTGCTCTGGAGGTGCTAGGCTGCAGATGGGACTGT GGTGAATTTTTAATGCTTTGTCCAGctcataaatcaattaaatttccaAGTGAAAAGTCCAACTCCAGAAAGCGTCCCATTGAAGAAAAGTGTTCTGTGCCCATTGAAAT TACACCTGAACAGTTGAATATGTTCTCAACCTCCCTAAGTAAGCCTGAACAGTTGGTTCTGTGTGGATCTGCTCTATCTTCGGAGGATAAG TGTTTGGTGGCTAACTTAGCTAAAACTACTGGTGCTACTATGTACAAGTTCTGGAACCCAAATGTCACCCATGTGATTGCAGCTACAGATTCAAACGGTGCATGTAGCAGAACTCTGAAAGTTCTCATGGCTATCTTAAATGGAAAATGGGTCCTCTCCATGGATT GGGTTAAAGCTTGTGCTGAAGCAAATCATCCTGTTGATGAAGAACCTTATGAAGTTAACCTGGACAATCACGGGTTTCGTGATGGCCCAAGAACTGGCAGGTTGAGAGCATCAGAGAAT GGTCCAAAGCTTTTCCATGGATTGAGCTTTTACTTCAATGGCGAGTTTGTTCCGTCTTACAAGAACGATCTCTTAGGTTTAATCAGAGCTGGTGGAGGCAACACTATTGAGAGCATGGAGGATGCAGTTGCAGAAAGGCAAAGTCTTGAAGATTTTTCGACAACGTTAGTAGTTTACAATCACGATAACCCTCAAGGGTGTTCAGCAACGGAAGCAAGTTTTGTTTTGTCGAAGAGAGCTGCAGAAGCAGGGGATGTGGCGAAAAACATAGATGCTCGGCTCATTCCACATACATGGATTTTGGAATCCATTGCTGCATGCCAAATCTTGCCATTTTCATCCTGA
- the LOC125218210 gene encoding protein PHOSPHATE STARVATION RESPONSE 1-like isoform X1: METKHALPIQRSGPRQISSVGASASLSASFPIPSTVLEETYPRFSEPQQGSLERELMQRPPAVVSSLSSNSGAVGHIFSSSSGFSTDLHFSSVQQQQEKHPTQSPFISQSTSSGKSDKLPHSVDSQLLQSTASSHFNRESNESWCTDTLPDFLDFPMSTTIQSSQLYGSNSSGITIPHEDLGKPNDWQDWADQLITDNDALTADWSGLLADASVAEPEPKGNNACAGPQQPHIPQQVPSTPGEICNGGAQSSSNAAPGKQRMRWTPELHETFVEAVNKLGGSERATPKGVLKLMKVEGLTIYHVKSHLQKYRTARYKPETTEESSERKPASIEDFSSLDLKTGIEITEALRLQMEVQKRLHEQLEIQRNLQLRIEEQGKYLQMMFEKQCKSGTDLLKGASSSSENALKELKDSSAVEAENKVSEGEPAKRSGETSQMAGKKQKAPEGVPSSPPTKRKKVDEEVIVATQPSPW; this comes from the exons ATGGAAACAAAGCATGCTTTACCTATTCAAAGATCAGGCCCAAGACAAATTAGTAGCGTTGGGGCCTCAGCATCTCTATCTGCTTCATTTCCTATTCCTTCAACTGTTCTGGAAGAGACTTATCCAAGGTTTTCTGAACCGCAGCAGGGTTCTTTAGAGAGGGAACTGATGCAGCGTCCTCCAGCTGTTGTTTCATCATTGTCTTCCAACAGTGGGGCTGTTGGacatatattttcttcttcatcaggGTTTTCTACTGATCTCCATTTCTCATCGGTCCAACAGCAACAAGAAAAGCATCCTACACAATCCCCTTTCATTTCTCAATCAACAAGTAGTGGAAAATCAGATAAATTACCACATTCTGTTGATTCTCAACTTCTTCAATCCACTGCATCTAGTCATTTTAACAGAGAAAGCAATGAGTCTTGGTGCACGGATACATTGCctgattttcttgatttccCAATGAGTACGACAATCCAGAGTAGTCAGTTGTATGGAAGTAACAGTAGTGGCATCACCATTCCTCATGAAGATCTAGGTAAACCCAATGATTGGCAAGACTGGGCTGATCAGCTTATTACTGATAATGATGCTTTAACTGCTGATTGGAGTGGGCTTCTTGCTGATGCAAGTGTTGCAGAGCCAGAACCAAAG GGAAACAACGCATGCGCTGGACCCCAGCAGCCTCATATACCACAACAAGTTCCCAGTACACCTGGAGAAATTTGCAATGGTGGCGCTCAATCATCCTCTAATGCTGCTCCAGGGAAACAACGCATGCGCTGGACCCCAGAACTTCATGAGACCTTTGTTGAAGCAGTCAACAAGCTTGGTGGCAGTGAAA GAGCTACCCCCAAGGGTGTTCTCAAACTAATGAAAGTTGAAGGCTTGACCATCTATCATGTCAAAAGCCATCTACAG AAGTACCGAACAGCTAGATACAAACCAGAGACAACAGAAG aGTCTTCGGAGAGGAAACCTGCCTCCATTGAAGATTTTTCATCCCTGGACTTAAAAAC GGGTATTGAGATCACTGAAGCACTGCGACTACAGATGGAAGTCCAAAAGCGACTCCATGAACAACTTGAG ATTCAAAGAAATTTACAGCTTCGGATAGAAGAACAGGGAAAATATCTTCAGATGATGTTTGAGAAGCAGTGCAAGTCAGGCACAGACTTGCTCAAGGGGGCTTCATCAAGCAGCGAGAATGCTTTGAAAGAGTTGAAAGATAGTTCAGCAGTAGAAGCTGAAAACAAGGTTTCAGAAGGTGAGCCAGCTAAAAGATCAGGAGAAACTTCTCAGATGGCAGGCAAGAAGCAAAAAGCACCTGAAGGTGTGCCCAGCTCACCACCTACAAAACGTAAAAAAGTTGACGAGGAAGTGATAGTAGCAACGCAGCCCAGTCCTTGGTAG